From Topomyia yanbarensis strain Yona2022 chromosome 1, ASM3024719v1, whole genome shotgun sequence, one genomic window encodes:
- the LOC131694784 gene encoding uncharacterized protein LOC131694784, which produces MATSGNNETPQTPTGGVASSCANCDRPDSADNFVQCDKCDAWWHMSCAGVSESVEGRPWSCRKCTPDNVSIRTVSSATRAARLALQLEELEAKRALEKQMLEAEKRHLSQMFQLRKAQLECEEEHTDRSRISKRQSIDQVRQWMEECAEQAEGAVRFSTNLETASLSMPQQTSQFEGNTKDSCYPGRTVMPQVGQVQSPLRHPSLPNVLQRTSLSAVNPAGQYGYSVPGAGNYKQIQLVDTGAIPKGTNVEQAVVSVTHNPAGNPLPPVVPGKPPHSKNKVKAQLCCEDNIAQLTEQFGNIQIPSALLMNQKSDAVFPKNLTRNVCIEQVQPNPSFGTVPVPQGLLNMSTFVPTPSQLAARQVMTKELPPFSGNPTDWPVFISSFMTTTLACGYSSAENLTRLQRCLKGTAYEAVQSRLVLPECVPHVLEDLHFLFGRPELLIDVLLEKVRSVAAPKSEKLESLIDFGMVVRTLCDHLEAAGQREHLSNPSLLTELIGKLPAHVKMEWGAHLKNCREVNLKTFASFMSSVMTSVGRVTMTKVNKPPEKTNQRTRGSINTHAANPVAAVVPDRLCYSCRKPGHRIQDCGMFKALPMEERWRYVNTNGLCRNCLNAHGKRSCRSKGSCGIQGCEYRHHPLLHAARNNQVLNGQLQHSAGNFTHRVLEQVILFRIVPVVLRGSKATINTFAFLDEGSSLTLVEDKLANELGANGITKPLCLMWTGNVTRMESASKQISLTISAVNGNKEYEVEDARTVKELSLPKQTVSFERLVNQYRHLQGLPIASYEDATPRLLIGVNNLNLIVPLRTKEGLRYEPVAVKTRLGWCVYGGKMGEGTTHTVNCHSCGCTVTQELHNTVRDYFALEDVAAKAVTVLVSEEEKRAHRILEQTTTRIGKRFETGLLWKYDHIEFPDSYNMAISRLECLEKKLSREPKLKEIVQEQLTAYQTKGYTHLASKEELLNADLKRVWYLPLGLVTNPRKPDKVRIIWDAAAKVSGISLNTALLKGPDQLTSLPAVLLRFRQFKVGVTADIKEMFHQISIRKEDRHSQRFLWRSDPSHRPEIFLMDVATFGSTCSPASAQFVKNKNAEEFREQYPRAVEGIVENHYVDDCLESFESAEEALRVSREMRMIHDEGGFELRSWHSNSAEVLNGLGETKSAETKTIVQGGGFERVLGLLWSTEADELHFSTTMTNEIQNLVEGNQRPTKRQMLKCLMGFFDPLGLMSFFHIHGKMLLQDVWRSGIEWDDVVSDSIFERWLKWTRLFSEVSVVRIPRCYFHEATLEHYDGLQLHVFVDASEVAYSAAAYFRVVNPHGIGECALVAAKAKVAPLKPLSVPRMELQAAVLGSRLMKFVEEAHSLTIARRYLWTDSATVLSWLRADHRRYKQFVACRIGELLTTTDAGDWRWVPSKFNPADAATKWGKGPKLTTDSMWFKSPEFLCEPETSWPVQRIRSVDTEEELRPCYAHRGIILPTLIIDLDRFSKLSRAVRTIGHVHRFLGNLKRKRLSENAVNGRFSSEELKSAERSLIRMVQWQAFPDEMAITARNQQKSAEQWEPLDKSSRIYQLSPIVDDYGVLRIGGRIGKAPNIDLDAKFPVILPRNHRFTTLLVDDYHRKFRHGNHETVTNEIRQKYYVPRLRVAVKQQATACQWCKINKVKPQTPQMAPLPAARMAAFTKPFTYVGLDFFGPLLVKIGRSNAKRWIAVFTCLTIRAVHVEVAHSLSTDSCVKCVRRFVCRRGSPAEIHSDNGTNFQGASRLLREQMQEIQGELAATFTNTSTKWLFIPPATPHMGGSWERMVRSIKTAMETAYNNCRKLDDEALETLVVEAEAIVNTRPLTYLPLTSEESEAITPNHFLLGSSSGVRQPTVEPTDSSAALRTSWNQIQFQLDVFWKRWTREYLPTLTKRTKWFGDVKPVAEGDLVYIVDGDRRNGWERGRVQLVIKGADGKIRQAIVQTARGVVRRPVSRLAVLEVDRKTEPGGQCYGGEDVGTGSTDNVGTGSTYIVGTGSTDMVGTGSTDIHE; this is translated from the coding sequence ATGGCAACAAGTGGTAATAACGAGACCCCACAGACGCCAACCGGAGGCGTTGCTTCGAGCTGTGCGAATTGCGACCGTCCGGATAGTGCGGATAATTTTGTGCAGTGTGACAAATGCGACGCGTGGTGGCATATGTCGTGCGCTGGTGTATCGGAGTCGGTTGAAGGCCGTCCGTGGTCGTGTCGTAAATGCACCCCAGATAACGTAAGCATCCGTACGGTATCGTCAGCCACTCGAGCCGCTCGATTAGCGCTACAACTAGAGGAGCTTGAAGCGAAACGAGCcttggaaaaacaaatgttgGAAGCGGAAAAACGACATCTGTCACAAATGTTCCAACTTAGAAAGGCCCAACTGGAATGTGAGGAAGAACACACGGACCGCAGCCGGATAAGCAAGCGGCAGAGTATCGACCAGGTGCGTCAGTGGATGGAAGAATGCGCTGAACAAGCAGAAGGTGCCGTTAGATTCTCAACCAATCTAGAAACAGCCTCGCTGTCAATGCCGCAGCAAACATCCCAGTTCGAGGGGAACACGAAAGACAGTTGCTACCCCGGTAGGACAGTGATGCCACAGGTAGGACAAGTCCAGAGTCCGCTGAGGCATCCTTCGTTACCAAACGTACTTCAGCGTACGTCATTGTCAGCAGTAAATCCAGCTGGCCAATACGGCTACTCCGTTCCAGGTGCCGGTAATTATAAGCAAATCCAACTGGTGGATACCGGTGCAATCCCCAAGGGAACCAACGTTGAGCAAGCCGTAGTAAGCGTTACCCACAACCCCGCAGGTAACCCTTTACCCCCCGTAGTACCAGGTAAGCCACCACATAGTAAAAATAAAGTGAAAGCCCAACTGTGTTGCGAGGATAATATTGCTCAATTAACCGAGCAGTTCGGGAACATTCAAATTCCCTCGGCATTACTAATGAACCAAAAGAGTGATGCTGTATTCCCAAAGAATCTAACGAGGAATGTGTGTATAGAGCAGGTACAACCGAACCCTTCGTTTGGAACAGTCCCAGTTCCTCAAGGGCTTTTGAATATGTCTACATTTGTTCCAACCCCCTCGCAGTTAGCAGCCCGACAGGTGATGACGAAAGAATTACCCCCCTTTTCGGGCAACCCAACCGACTGGCCCGTATTCATAAGCAGCTTTATGACAACTACGCTTGCTTGTGGATATTCGAGTGCCGAAAATTTAACACGTTTACAACGCTGCTTGAAAGGTACTGCATACGAAGCTGTCCAGAGTCGTTTGGTTCTACCTGAGTGTGTTCCCCACGTGTTGGAGGACCTGCATTTTCTCTTTGGTAGGCCTGAGCTTTTAATCGACGTACTTCTTGAAAAGGTTCGTTCTGTCGCTGCACCGAAATCCGAAAAATTGGAATCCCTTATCGATTTTGGTATGGTGGTACGAACTCTTTGCGACCACTTGGAAGCTGCCGGTCAACGTGAACATTTATCGAATCCGTCCTTGTTGACGGAGCTTATCGGGAAGCTTCCCGCTCACGTTAAAATGGAATGGGGTGCACATCTGAAAAACTGCCGAGAAGTCAATTTGAAAACTTTCGCCAGTTTCATGTCCAGTGTGATGACTTCTGTGGGTAGAGTGACAATGACAAAAGTGAACAAGCCGCCGGAGAAAACGAATCAAAGAACTAGAGGATCGATTAACACACACGCTGCTAATCCAGTAGCCGCCGTTGTTCCGGATAGGTTGTGCTATTCGTGTAGAAAACCTGGTCACCGCATTCAGGATTGTGGAATGTTCAAAGCGCTGCCTATGGAAGAACGTTGGAGGTACGTGAATACGAACGGACTTTGCCGAAACTGCTTGAATGCCCACGGGAAACGTAGCTGTCGCAGCAAGGGCTCGTGTGGCATCCAGGGTTGCGAGTATCGTCATCATCCTCTACTGCACGCAGCACGAAACAATCAAGTCTTGAACGGCCAACTTCAACATTCAGCGGGAAACTTCACGCATAGAGTACTCGAACAAGTCATCCTGTTTCGTATTGTGCCTGTGGTGTTACGCGGGAGTAAAGCTACCATTAACACGTTCGCTTTTCTCGACGAAGGATCGTCACTGACGCTTGTCGAAGATAAACTTGCAAACGAGCTCGGCGCCAACGGGATTACGAAGCCTTTGTGTCTGATGTGGACCGGAAACGTGACGAGGATGGAATCAGCATCAAAACAAATTTCTCTGACGATCTCGGCGGTGAACGGAAATAAGGAGTACGAGGTAGAAGATGCACGTACAGTGAAGGAGTTGTCTCTTCCAAAACAAACAGTATCATTTGAACGCTTGGTCAACCAGTATCGTCATCTCCAAGGACTTCCGATTGCCAGCTATGAAGATGCTACACCCAGACTGTTGATAGGAGTAAATAACTTGAATCTGATTGTTCCACTACGAACTAAAGAAGGCCTACGTTACGAACCCGTTGCTGTCAAAACCAGATTGGGCTGGTGCGTCTACGGCGGAAAGATGGGTGAGGGAACAACACATACAGTGAACTGTCATTCATGCGGTTGCACTGTAACTCAAGAGCTGCATAACACAGTGAGAGATTATTTCGCGCTAGAGGATGTCGCGGCTAAGGCGGTGACCGTGCTTGTGTCAGAAGAAGAGAAGCGTGCCCATCGTATCCTAGAACAAACGACAACTCGTATTGGCAAACGCTTCGAAACGGGGCTGCTATGGAAGTATGACCATATTGAGTTCCCTGATAGCTACAATATGGCTATAAGCCGACTGGAATGCCTGGAGAAGAAACTGTCACGAGAACCGAAGCTTAAGGAGATCGTTCAGGAGCAGTTGACTGCATACCAAACAAAAGGCTACACCCATCTCGCTTCAAAGGAGGAACTACTCAATGCGGACCTGAAACGAGTCTGGTATCTGCCACTAGGACTGGTGACGAATCCTCGGAAGCCAGACAAAGTGCGAATAATTTGGGATGCAGCGGCAAAGGTCAGTGGAATTTCTCTCAATACGGCGCTTCTGAAAGGTCCCGATCAACTGACTTCGTTACCAGCGGTCCTGTTACGTTTCCGCCAGTTCAAAGTTGGAGTTACCGCAGACATCAAAGAGATGTTCCATCAAATCTCCATACGCAAAGAAGATCGCCACTCTCAGCGATTCCTCTGGCGTTCGGATCCTTCACACCGTCCGGAGATCTTCTTGATGGATGTGGCGACGTTTGGATCAACGTGCTCACCCGCATCAGCGCAAttcgtgaaaaacaaaaacgctGAAGAGTTTCGGGAACAATATCCTCGCGCCGTGGAGGGCATAGTTGAAAACCATTATGTGGACGACTGCTTGGAGAGTTTTGAGAGCGCTGAAGAAGCCTTGCGCGTCAGTCGAGAAATGCGCATGATACACGATGAAGGAGGCTTCGAACTGAGAAGCTGGCATTCGAACAGTGCAGAAGTGCTAAATGGCTTAGGCGAAACCAAATCAGCTGAAACGAAGACCATCGTTCAAGGCGGTGGATTCGAGCGCGTGCTAGGACTACTGTGGAGTACGGAAGCAGATGAACTTCACTTCTCTACAACGATGACGAACGAGATCCAGAACTTGGTGGAAGGCAACCAACGTCCAACTAAAAGACAGATGCTGAAATGCCTAATGGGTTTCTTTGACCCACTGGGACTTATGAGTTTCTTCCATATCCATGGTAAGATGCTTCTGCAAGACGTCTGGCGATCGGGAATCGAGTGGGATGATGTGGTCAGCGATAGTATCTTTGAGCGTTGGCTGAAATGGACAAgactcttcagcgaagttagcGTAGTGCGCATACCCAGGTGTTACTTCCACGAAGCGACCCTAGAACACTATGATGGACTACAGCTGCACGTTTTTGTGGATGCTAGCGAGGTAGCTTACTCCGCAGCTGCTTATTTTCGAGTAGTGAATCCTCACGGTATAGGCGAATGTGCGTTGGTCGCTGCGAAGGCGAAAGTAGCTCCGTTGAAGCCCCTCTCAGTGCCCAGGAtggaattgcaagcagctgTTTTGGGATCGCGGTTGATGAAATTCGTGGAAGAAGCTCATAGTCTCACCATAGCGCGAAGGTACTTGTGGACCGATTCGGCTACTGTGCTGTCGTGGCTTCGAGCGGATCATCGCAGGTATAAGCAGTTCGTGGCCTGTCGTATTGGAGAGTTACTTACCACAACGGATGCCGGTGACTGGCGATGGGTGCCCTCGAAATTTAACCCTGCTGATGCCGCAACCAAGTGGGGTAAAGGCCCAAAATTGACAACGGACAGTATGTGGTTCAAAAGTCCAGAATTCTTGTGCGAACCGGAGACAAGTTGGCCTGTTCAAAGAATTCGTTCCGTGGACACGGAAGAAGAGTTGCGCCCTTGCTATGCGCACCGCGGAATTATCCTGCCAACGCTGATAATCGATTTGGATCGATTTTCAAAGCTTTCTCGGGCGGTGAGGACCATCGGCCACGTGCATAGATTTCTGGGGAACCTGAAACGGAAGCGACTCAGCGAGAATGCGGTAAATGGAAGATTCAGTTCGGAGGAGCTCAAATCGGCAGAACGCTCATTGATACGGATGGTGCAATGGCAGGCATTTCCCGATGAAATGGCGATAACAGCGCGAAATCAACAGAAATCAGCTGAGCAGTGGGAACCTCTGGACAAGAGCAGCAGAATTTACCAGTTGTCTCCGATCGTGGATGATTATGGGGTGCTCCGGATCGGCGGACGCATTGGGAAAGCCCCTAATATCGACCTAGATGCGAAGTTTCCGGTCATACTCCCACGAAATCATAGGTTTACCACACTATTGGTGGACGACTACCACCGTAAGTTTCGTCATGGTAACCACGAAACCGTGACAAATGAAATACGCCAAAAGTATTATGTACCGAGATTGAGAGTAGCAGTGAAGCAGCAAGCAACAGCTTGTCAATGGTGCAAAATAAATAAGGTCAAGCCGCAAACTCCGCAGATGGCTCCATTACCGGCAGCACGCATGGCCGCATTCACTAAACCGTTCACTTATGTGGGCCTCGATTTCTTCGGACCGCTACTCGTGAAAATCGGGAGAAGCAACGCAAAGCGTTGGATCGCTGTGTTTACATGCCTGACCATTAGAGCCGTTCATGTAGAAGTAGCGCATAGCCTCAGCACCGACTCGTGCGTGAAGTGCGTACGGCGTTTCGTTTGTCGACGGGGTTCGCCGGCAGAGATACACAGCGACAACGGCACCAACTTCCAGGGTGCTAGCCGACTGTTGAGGGAACAAATGCAAGAAATACAAGGAGAGCTTGCAGCAACCTTCACCAATACGAGCACAAAATGGTTATTCATACCACCCGCGACCCCTCACATGGGTGGATCGTGGGAAAGAATGGTGCGCTCTATCAAAACCGCGATGGAGACGGCCTACAACAACTGTCGTAAGCTGGACGACGAAGCTTTGGAGACGTTAGTCGTAGAAGCGGAGGCGATCGTAAACACTCGTCCCTTGACGTATTTGCCATTGACTTCCGAAGAAAGTGAAGCCATTACTCCGAACCACTTTCTGTTGGGGAGCTCAAGCGGTGTTCGTCAGCCAACGGTTGAACCAACGGATTCATCGGCAGCCTTGCGGACCTCCTGGAATCAGATTCAGTTTCAACTAGACGTCTTCTGGAAAAGGTGGACTCGGGAATATCTTCCGACCCTCACGAAGCGCACGAAGTGGTTCGGGGATGTAAAGCCTGTCGCCGAAGGAGACTTGGTGTACATCGTGGACGGAGACAGAAGAAACGGCTGGGAACGAGGTCGCGTGCAGTTAGTCATCAAAGGAGCGGATGGGAAGATTCGTCAAGCGATTGTACAAACTGCGAGGGGGGTTGTGCGTAGACCTGTCTCGAGGTTGGCTGTCTTGGAGGTGGATCGTAAAACTGAACCTGGTGGCCAGTGTTACGGGGGGGAGGATGTTGGAACTGGCAGCACGGACAATGTTGGAACTGGCAGCACGTACATTGTTGGAACTGGCAGTACGGACATGGTCGGAACTGGGAGCACGGACATACACGAGTAG
- the LOC131677314 gene encoding zinc finger protein 25-like yields MSAKTEDLNFSTMCRACMTNGSESHTLTSLASSLEDDVSIASVIDELTAVQIQEHDGLPELICASCVEELKRFVEFIKMVRQTDRLLRQIFKSNIIEVKVEDEDSAPNSRHKLEMLQVEAVVEEEYLENDLNWTEDRVDDELETSPDNCSEQEFIGFDDIEEQAESPLGQNEVERSVKIDLNEDVSEELDEVEQKTFKILARNEGDFLCCFCFQIFSTEEKLIIHCERHKTSVNLTKSNVCQVCFRRYKTPHGLELHRRHSGATKIFECVRCLTRFVDAKRRRQHAHNHPRKEVLQSSVFTPIVLLPDYRKGRICCAQACGLSFPTDELLIAHAHEAHRMNKYEASLPEKRKKPLECLICFKRFDNRNALRLHQVRKYKKSPQQCSICGCGVRGGAALAAHERNHRNEKPFQCELCPKRFTSAALLKAHSIVHSNDRQFVCSVCGMAFQRKVNLQNHELIHLGQLPYPCELCKKSFRVKYRLEQHKRSHTGVRPYPCRYCDKSFADHSNRQRHEMSHTGIKPYKCSNCEKTFITKRLRSEHEATHRCRKG; encoded by the exons ATGtcagcaaaaactgaagatCTGAATTTCTCAACCATGTGTCGTGCGTGTATGACCAACGGTAGCGAATCGCATACTCTAACGTCGCTAGCTTCCAGCCTGGAGGATGATGTATCGATTGCAAGCGTAATTGACGAATTAACTGCCGTTCAGATACAGGAACACGACGGACTACCGGAACTTATTTGTGCCAGCTGTGTGGAAGAGCTTAAACGTTTTGTCGAGTTTATCAAAATGGTTCGGCAAACTGACCGTTTATTGAggcaaatttttaaaagtaacatAATTGAAGTTAAAGTAGAAGACGAGGATTCAGCACCAAATTCCCGGCACAAACTGGAAATGTTACAGGTTGAAGCTGTAGTAGAAGAAGAGTATCTTGAGAATGATTTGAATTGGACAGAGGATCGGGTTGACGATGAACTGGAAACGTCACCTGATAACTGCTCGGAGCAGGAGTTTATCGGTTTCGATGATATTGAAGAACAAGCAGAGTCTCCGCTCGGACAGAATGAAGTTGAACGATCTGTAAAGATTGATTTGAACGAAGATGTAAGTGAAGAACTAGACGAAGTGGAGCAGAAAACTTTCAAAATCCTTGCCAGAAATGAAGGAGATTTTCTTTGCTGTTTTTGCTTTCAAATATTTTCCACTGAAGAAAAGCTGATAATACACTGTGAGAGACATAAGACCAGCGTCAACCTGACAAAATCTAATGTTTGTCAAGTTTGCTTTCGAAGGTACAAGACACCGCACGGACTAGAACTACATAGAAGGCATAGCGgtgcaacaaaaatatttgaatgtGTTCGATGTCTTACTCGTTTCGTTGATGCCAAGCGGCGACGTCAGCACGCCCATAATCACCCCCGGAAGGAAGTTCTGCAGTCTTCTGTTTTCACTCCGATCGTGTTACTGCCGGACTACCGAAAAGGTCGAATATGCTGCGCCCAAGCGTGTGGTCTGTCGTTTCCAACCGACGAACTGTTGATAGCGCATGCTCACGAGGCTCATCGGATGAACAAATATGAAGCGTCACTGCCCGAGAAAAGAAAGAAACCGTTGGAGTGTCTGATTTGTTTTAAACGTTTCGACAACAGAAATGCCCTCCGGCTGCATCAGGTGCGGAAATACAAAAAATCACCCCAACAGTGCTCTATTTGCGGCTGTGGAGTACGAGGTGGTGCGGCACTGGCAGCTCACGAACGAAATCATAGGAACGAAAAACCATTCCAATGTGAACTGTGTCCGAAGCGTTTCACGAGTGCTGCCCTGCTCAAGGCTCACTCGATTGTCCACTCGAATGACAGGCAGTTCGTTTGTTCTGTTTGTGGAATGGCGTTCCAGCGGAAAGTAAATCTGCAGAATCACGAATTGATACACTTGGGCCAGTTGCCATACCCCTGTGAGCTCTGCAAAAAATCCTTTCGAGTCAAGTATAGGTTGGAACAGCACAAGCGGAGCCATACGGGGGTTAGACCATATCCGTGCAG ATATTGTGACAAATCGTTTGCTGATCATAGTAACCGACAGCGACATGAGATGAGTCATACGG GTATTAAACCGTACAAATGTTCAAACTGTGAAAAAACCTTCATCACAAAGCGTTTGCGGTCAGAGCATGAGGCTACACACCGATGTAGGAAAGGATAA